A genomic region of Venturia canescens isolate UGA chromosome 7, ASM1945775v1, whole genome shotgun sequence contains the following coding sequences:
- the Ca-alpha1D gene encoding muscle calcium channel subunit alpha-1 isoform X5, which produces MNTGNDNGDVSGPGVAVGNGARVTNYSNIGQTPTAENNNAPSTNETPINDPTGANNALQPAESKAAAAAAAEKKRPARRGKPPPDRPVRALFCLPLKNPLRKLCISIVEWKPFEWVILTTIFANCVALAVYTPFPCGDSNQTNLYLEKIEYIFLVVFTLECVMKIIAYGFVAHPGAYLRNGWNMLDFTIVVIGMVSTILTILIKEGFDVKALRAFRVLRPLRLVSGVPSLQVVLNSILRAMVPLLHIALLVLFVIIIYAIIGLELFSGKLHKTCRSNLTEEMMEDPHPCGDQGFQCSSLGDEYYCSRRYWEGPNNGITNFDNFGLAMLTVFQCVTLEGWTDVLYDIEDAMGSTWQWLYFISMVILGAFFVMNLILGVLSGEFSKEREKAKARGDFHKLREKQQIEDDLRGYLDWITQGEDIDAEADEMTQMQDGKPKQQSEMESTDRLEGDEEGMQQESTWKRKKRDFDRVNRRMRRACRKAVKSQAFYWLIIVLVFLNTGVLATEHYRQPDWLDEFQDYTNTVFIALFSMEMLLKMYSLGFQGYFVSLFNRFDCFVVIGSISEMILTNTEIMPPLGVSVLRCVRLLRVFKVTKYWRSLSNLVASLLNSIQSIASLLLLLFLFIVIFALLGMQVFGGKFNFDDLQDKSRSNFDSFWQSLLTVFQILTGEDWNAVMYVGIRAYGGVASHGILACVYFIILFICGNYILLNVFLAIAVDNLADAESLTAIEKEAEEEAEKNKSHSGSPARDEMSGDGGEDGGDLTGGEDEGEGTDLEQDPNETMDDYEVAMDEEMSKDGEESNRHGKVRLNIDSDDEDLDHGMEDEEDEEGDGHMNDDGGEGISARPRRMSEYKQGGTEKQPIPPGSSFFIFSQTSRFRVFCHWLCNHSHFGNVILVCIMVSSAMLAAEDPLRATSYRNQILNSFDYFFTTVFTIEILLKMVSYGFVLHDGAFCRSAFNLLDLLVVCVSLISMVWRSNAISIVKILRVLRVLRPLRAINRAKGLKHVVQCVIVAIKTIGNIVLVTSLLQFVFAVIGVQLFKYVVKCVIVAIKTIGNIMLVTYLLQFMFAVIGVQLFKGKFFACNDESKVTEAECRGTYLVFEDGNINRPVMKGRAWKRNDFHFDDVAKAMLTLFTVSTFEGWPSLLYVSIDSNRENYGPIHNFRPIVAAYYIIYIIIIAFFMVNIFVGFVIVTFQNEGEQEYKNCELDKNQRNCIEFALKAKPVRRYIPKHRIQYKVWWFVTSQPFEYTIFTLIIINTITLAMKFYNQPDPYTHALDVLNMIFTAVFALEFVFKLAAFRFKNYFGDAWNVFDFIIVLGSFIDIVYSEVNPGSNIISINFFRLFRVMRLVKLLSRGEGIRTLLWTFIKSFQALPYVALLIVMLFFIYAVIGMQVFGKIVLDDDTAIHRNNNFQTFPQAVLVLFRSATGESWQNIMLACSSRPGKVKCDPKSDDENNPAGCGNDIAFPYFISFYVLCSFLIINLFVAVIMDNFDYLTRDWSILGPHHLDEFIRLWSEYDPDAKGRIKHLDVVTLLRKISPPLGFGKLCPHRVACKRLVSMNMPLNSDGTVLFNATLFAVVRTSLRIKTEGNIDECNASLRAVIKKIWKRTSPKLLDQVVPPPGGDDEVTVGKFYATFLIQDYFRRFKKRKEQEMKDGDKDCQNTVTLQAGLRTLHEAGPELKRAISGNLEELLDDNPEPMHRRNHSLFGSVWSSMRRGHQHFHRAKSLKTSANNAPKASPTNSIDFLPYSSLQRAGVLDGGNSVTARSHQVVPNVAGGLSDSAMNQLVMDSRLSGLEENIPLRPLAVFADSRLQPSNIQNPYKVLDLQDGIERQLTPPTPPPRRNLPGSTTATTTATTSQPSTTTTATSTTSTTTSTSATTTPAASSGGTIALTTTERNDTSTDSTTSLSPSPSFGSSSNSAACYYSYASRGCCVDLVAWGHQHAALEDEEADTSPEEGGCSSASGKRNKWRKRTKKSKTTFSNGTKGVAALAPSTRYSATGGGSSGPLERISSKTRKRRDHTGEGGKAITSRGVDPTGGRNPNNGDRSIANGLKLAQTQAIAVAGYLADVDTRQWRGCESCFSHRASFHGRVSWAGESNGGVGTERLSHSLPGSPADRKPNFEVIGSAESLVGRVLVEQGLGKYCDPDFVKYTSREMQEALDMTREEMDRAAHQLLLQERRGHPLTFQLQQSMDQHWNESNQQQGPREIAYQQLREPLSFEQQQQQQHQHQQQQQQYRHQQPPS; this is translated from the exons ATGAACACGGGGAATGATAATGGTGACGTTTCGGGTCCCGGTGTTGCGGTCGGTAACGGGGCCCGTGTCACTAATTATTCAAACATCGGCCAAACACCAACTGCTGAAAACAACAATGCCCCAAGTACGAACGAGACACCGATCAACGATCCTACCGGGGCCAATAATGCGCTGCAACCTGCTGAATCAAAAGCGGCCGCGGCTGCCGCAGCGGAGAAAAAACGTCCCGCGAGAAGGGGCAAACCTCCACCGGACCGACCTGTCAGAGCTCTATTTTGTTTACCACTCAAAAATCCATTGAGGAAGTTGTGCATCAGTATCGTCGAATGGAA ACCTTTCGAATGGGTTATTCTAACAACTATATTCGCTAACTGCGTGGCTTTGGCCGTTTACACTCCATTTCCTTGCGGTGATTCGAATCAGACGAATCTGTACTTG gaaaaaatagaataCATCTTCCTCGTTGTGTTTACCCTCGAATGCGTGATGAAGATTATTGCATACGGATTCGTGGCCCATCCTGGCGCTTATCTTCGAAACGGATGGAACATGCTGGATTTTACAATCGTTGTCATAGG CATGGTCAGTACAATATTGACGATATTGATAAAGGAAGGCTTCGACGTGAAAGCTCTGAGAGCTTTCAGGGTCTTACGACCACTTCGTCTCGTCTCAGGTGTTCCAA gtCTTCAGGTCGTTCTCAATTCCATTCTTCGGGCTATGGTGCCGTTGCTCCACATTGCTCTTCTCGTACTCTTCGTCATCATAATCTACGCTATAATTGGCCTCGAGCTCTTCTCCGGAAAGTTGCATAAAACTTGTCGCAGCAATCTCACCG agGAAATGATGGAAGACCCACATCCGTGTGGCGATCAGGGTTTCCAGTGCAGCAGCCTTGGCGATGAATATTATTGCAGTCGTCGGTATTGGGAAGGTCCAAACAATGGTATCACcaatttcgataatttcgGACTTGCGATGTTGACCGTCTTCCAATGTGTTACTCTCGAGGGATGGACCGACGTACTTTACGAC ATCGAAGACGCAATGGGGAGTACGTGGCAGTGGCTCTACTTCATTTCCATGGTGATTCTTGGGGCATTTTTCGTCATGAATCTGATTCTTGGTGTGTTGTCCGG AGAATTCTccaaggaaagagagaaagcaaaAGCTCGTGGCGACTTTCATAAACTCCGGGAAAAACAACAGATCGAGGATGACTTAAGGGGCTACTTGGACTGGATCACTCAAGGCGAGGATATCGATGCGGAGGCTGATGAAATGACCCAAATGCAAGATGGAAAAC CCAAACAACAGAGCGAGATGGAAAGCACGGATCGGCTGGAAGGTGATGAGGAAGGAATGCAGCAGGAATCCacgtggaaaagaaaaaaacgagattttgacag GGTGAATCGACGAATGAGAAGAGCGTGTCGGAAAGCCGTAAAATCTCAAGCATTTTACTGGCTCATCATAGTTCTGGTGTTTCTAAACACAGGGGTATTGGCAACCGAGCATTACAGGCAACCAGACTGGCTGGACGAGTTCCAAG ATTACACGAATACGGTTTTCATTGCTCTGTTCTCCATGGAGATGTTGCTCAAAATGTACAGTTTGGGATTTCAg GGCTACTTCGTGTCGCTTTTCAACCGCTTTGATTGCTTCGTCGTGATCGGCTCAATCAGTGAAATGATATTGACCAACACCGAAATCATGCCACCTCTCGGTGTATCCGTACTCCGCTGTGTCCGATTGCTTCGTGTCTTCAAAGTCACAAA gTACTGGCGATCTTTGTCCAATTTAGTAGCATCCTTGCTCAACTCGATACAATCGATCGCCTCGCTTCTCTTGCTTCTCTTCCttttcatcgttatttttgCACTTCTGGGAATGCAGGTGTTCGGTGGTAAATTCAATTTCGACGATCTTCAGGATAAATCACGAAGCAATTTCGACAGCTTTTGGCAGAGCTTGCTGACAGTATTTCAG ATTTTGACCGGTGAAGATTGGAACGCAGTTATGTACGTGGGAATTCGAGCGTACGGGGGTGTCGCGAGCCACGGAATTCTCGCATGCGTTTATTTCATAATTCTCTTCATTTGCGGCAATT ACATCCTGCTGAACGTCTTCTTGGCTATCGCCGTCGACAATCTCGCCGATGCCGAATCGCTAACAGCCATTGAGAAGGAAGCTGAAGAAGAAGCAGAGAAAAACAAATCTCACAGTGGTTCTCCGGCACGTGATGAAATGAGTGGCGACGGAGGAGAGGACGGAGGCGATCTAACGGGAGGCGAAGACGAAGGCGAGGGCACCGATCTCGAGCAGGATCCTAACGAAACAATGGACGATTATGAAGTCGCCATGGACGAAGAGAT GTCAAAGGACGGTGAGGAATCAAATCGTCATGGAAAGGTACGATTAAACATCGATTCGGACGACGAAGATTTGGACCACGGAATGGAGGACGAAGAGGACGAGGAGGGTGATGGGCACATGAACG atGACGGTGGCGAAGGAATATCGGCAAGACCACGTCGGATGTCGGAGTACAAACAAGGAGGAACGGAAAAGCAACCGATTCCTCCGGgctcttctttttttatattctctcaGACGAGTCGATTCCGAGTGTTTTGTCATTGGCTGTGCAACCACAGTCATTTCGGAAACGTTATACTCGTTTGTATAATGGTGTCATCGGCTATGCTGGCTGCTGAAGATCCTCTCAGAGCTACGTCGTACAGAAATCAG ATATTAAATTCCTTCGATTATTTCTTCACGACGGTATTTACGATCGAAATACTCTTGAAAATGGTATCGTACGGTTTCGTGTTGCACGATGGAGCATTCTGCCGATCAGCGTTCAATCTTCTCGATCTTCTCGTCGTTTGCGTCTCTCTCATCTCGATGGTCTGGAG GTCTAACGCTATATCGATAGTCAAGATTCTTCGAGTTCTTCGTGTACTTCGACCATTGCGTGCCATCAATAGGGCCAAAGGCCTCAAG CACGTAGTACAGTGCGTCATCGTAGCGATAAAGACTATCGGAAACATAGTCCTCGTCACCAGCCTGCTGCAGTTCGTGTTCGCCGTCATTGGCGTGCAGCTCTTCAAG TACGTGGTGAAATGTGTGATTGTCGCCATTAAAACGATCGGCAACATTATGTTGGTCACCTACCTTCTTCAGTTCATGTTCGCTGTTATCGGGGTACAGCTCTTTAAG GGCAAGTTTTTCGCTTGCAACGACGAGTCCAAAGTCACCGAAGCCGAATGCCG AGGGACGTATTTGGTATTTGAAGACGGCAATATAAATAGACCGGTGATGAAAGGTCGAGCATGGAAGAGAAACGATTTCCACTTCGACGACGTAGCCAAAGCGATGCTCACGCTCTTCACGGTGTCCACGTTCGAGGGTTGGCCGAG CCTGTTATACGTCTCGATTGACTCGAATCGTGAGAACTACGGTCCAATTCACAATTTCCGACCGATAGTCGCGGCGTATTACATCATCTACATAATCATCATTGCATTCTTCATGGTCAACATATTCGTCGGTTTCGTCATTGTTACGTTCCAGAACGAGGGAGAACAGGAGTACAAAAATTGTGAGCTCGACAAAAATCAG CGTAACTGCATCGAATTTGCACTAAAGGCAAAACCAGTGAGACGCTACATACCGAAGCACCGTATACAGTACAAAGTGTGGTGGTTCGTTACGTCACAGCCCTTCGAGTACACGATATTCACCCTTATTATAATAAACACGATTACACTCGCGATGAAGTTCTACAATCAGCCGGATCCCTACACCCACGCACTCGACGTCTTGAACATGATATTCACTGCAGTCTTCGCTCTGGAATTCGTCTTCAAACTCGCAGCTTTTAGATTCAAG aACTATTTCGGCGACGCTTGGAACGTTTTTGATTTCATCATTGTTCTTGGTAGCTTCATCGACATTGTCTATTCCGAAGTTAAC CCTGGCTCCAATATTATTTCCATCAACTTCTTCAGGCTCTTTCGAGTTATGCGTCTCGTGAAATTGTTGAGCAGAGGCGAGGGCATCCGAACTTTGTTATGGACCTTCATTAAGTCTTTCCAGGCCCTCCCCTACGTCGCTCTTCTCATTGTAATGCTGTTCTTCATCTACGCCGTAATCGGAATGCAG gtttttggaaaaattgtccTCGACGACGACACTGCGATTCATCGCAACAACAACTTCCAAACTTTTCCTCAAGCTGTTCTCGTGCTCTTCAGATCCGCGACAG GTGAATCTTGGCAGAATATTATGCTCGCCTGCTCCTCGAGGCCTGGCAAAGTAAAGTGCGATCCGAAGAGCGACGACGAGAATAATCCTGCAGGCTGCGGCAACGACATTGCTTTCCCATACTTCATTTCCTTCTACGTGCTATGCTCGTTCCTC ATCATAAATTTATTCGTCGCCGTAATCATGGACAACTTCGATTACTTAACGAGAGATTGGTCCATTCTCGGACCCCACCATCTCGACGAATTTATACGTTTATGGTCCGAGTACGATCCAGACGCAAAGGGACGTATAAAGCACTTGGACGTTGTGACACTGCTACGGAAAATTTCACCGCCCTTGGGATTCGGTAAACTCTGTCCACATCGCGTTGCCTGCAAG AGACTCGTTTCTATGAATATGCCCCTGAACAGCGATGGCACAGTTCTCTTCAATGCGACGCTTTTTGCGGTCGTTAGAACTTCCCTTCGCATCAAAACTGAGGGCAATATTGACGAGTGCAACGCCTCCTTGAGGGCTGTTATCAAGAAAATATGGAAGAGAACGAGTCCCAAATTACTTGATCAAGTTGTACCGCCTCCGGGAG GTGACGACGAGGTAACAGTCGGCAAGTTTTACGCGACATTCCTCATACAGGACTACTTCCGGAGATTCAAAAAGCGCAAAGAGCAGGAAATGAAGGACGGCGACAAAGACTGCCAAAACACAGTGACACTGCAAGCGGGATTGCGAACCCTTCACGAGGCCGGTCCGGAATTGAAACGTGCTATCTCAGGAAACTTGGAAGAATTACTCGACGATAATCCCGAGCCAATGCACAGG AGGAATCACTCTCTTTTTGGAAGTGTGTGGTCGAGCATGCGAAGGGGTCATCAACATTTCCACAGAGCTAAATCCCTCAAGACGAGCGCCAACAACGCCCCAAAA GCGTCGCCAACAAACTCGATCGACTTTTTGCCGTACTCTTCGTTACAGCGAGCCGGTGTGCTCGATGGAGGCAATTCTGTCACTGCAAGATCACACCAAGTTGTGCCAAACGTAGCGGG GGGTTTGAGTGACAGTGCCATGAATCAGCTAGTGATGGACTCACGGCTGAGTGGTCTCGAGGAGAACATTCCTCTCCGACCACTCGCGGTTTTCGCTGATTCGAGACTCCAACCGTCCAACATTCAGAATCCTTACAAAGTCCTTGA TCTTCAGGACGGAATCGAGCGGCAGTTGACACCCCCCACTCCACCACCACGGAGGAACCTACCAGGGTCAACAACAGCGACCACCACAGCAACAACGAGTCAACCGTCGACGACTACGACAGCGACAAGCACAACTTCAACAACTACATCAACAAGCGCAACAACAACACCTGCAGCATCGTCCGGCGGAACAATCGCACTCACAACAACCGAACGTAACGATACGAGCACCGACTCAACGACAAGCCTCAGTCCAAGCCCGAGCTTCGGTTCTTCCTCCAACAGCGCCGCCTGTTATTATTCGTATGCGTCACGAGGCTGCTGCGTTGACTTAGTCGCCTGGGGTCATCAGCACG CAGCGTTGGAGGACGAAGAGGCAGACACGTCACCGGAAGAAGGTGGCTGTTCGAGCGCCTCAGGGAAGCGCAACAAGTGGCGAAAACGTACGAAAAAGAGCAAAACGACATTTTCAAACGGTACGAAGGGCGTAGCTGCTCTTGCACCGTCGACAAGATACAGTGCAACTGGTGGCGGGAGCTCGGGACCGCTCGAGAGAATCTcgtcgaaaacacgaaaaagACGAGACCACACGGGCGAGGGGGGAAAAGCGATTACGAGCCGAGGAGTCGATCCTACCGGCGGGAGAAACCCCAACAATGGCGATCGGAGCATCGCCAACGGTCTCAAACTTGCCCAGACTCAGGCGATCGCCGTTGCCGGATATCTCGCCGATGTCGACACGAGGCAATGGCGGGGCTGCGAATCCTGCTTCTCTCACAGGGCTTCTTTCCACGGCAGAG TTTCCTGGGCCGGCGAGAGTAACGGGGGCGTCGGAACAGAACGATTGTCTCACAGTTTGCCGGGCAGTCCGGCCGATCGAAAACCTAATTTCGAAGTCATCGGTAGCGCTGAAAGTCTCGTCGGTCGG GTACTGGTAGAGCAAGGCCTCGGGAAATATTGCGATCCtgatttcgtgaaatataCATCGAGAGAGATGCAAGAGGCCCTTGACATGACGAGGGAGGAGATGGATCGTGCTGCGCATCAGTTATTGCTGCAAGAGAGACGCGGTCACCCGTTGACTTTCCAGCTGCAACAGAGCATGGATCAGCACTGGAACGAGTCGAATCAACAGCAAGGCCCGAGAGAGATAGCTTATCAGCAACTGCGTGAGCCGCTCTCGTTcgagcaacaacagcaacagcaacatcaacatcaacagcaacaacagcagtaCCGTCATCAACAGCCGCCATCTTAG